The following are encoded in a window of Vigna unguiculata cultivar IT97K-499-35 chromosome 8, ASM411807v1, whole genome shotgun sequence genomic DNA:
- the LOC114194390 gene encoding regulatory protein NPR3-like, whose product MVFGVMDNSNDSSSSLSFVSSHLSHGSSNHNVSSSTSNEHGANIEILTLSKLSGSLEKLLIDAEYDYSDAEILVEDMCVGVHRCVLASRSPFFHELFKKGTGGSGKEGKPRYLMSELVPYGTVGYEAFQVFLYYLYTGRLKASPTEVTTCVDETCIHDACRPAINYALELMYASATFQMKELVLLFQRHLLNFVEKALVEDVIPILLAAFNCQIDQLLSRCIHRVARSDFDIICLEKELPHEVVTEIKSCRLSSQPESAADAMEVEPVSEKSIRRIHKALDSDDVELLKLLLNESRVTLDDAYALHYACAYSDSKVIQEVLGLGMADILRRNSRGYTVLHVAARRKDPSILVALLNKGACATDTTPDGQTALSICQRLTRRKDYHEKTVQCKESNKDRLCVDVLEREMRRSSMTVTMSVSSQLTADDLHMRLDYLEDRVTFARLLFPAEARVAIENAEADSSSLYANESALKGTNGNLKEVDLNESPSARTRKLQLRLHALMKTVENGRRFFPHCSDVLDKFLEDDMPDVFFLEKGSEEEQRMKKARFMELKDDVQKAFHKDMAENNHTAFSSSVSSSSSSTRREGLNHRVRKK is encoded by the exons ATGGTGTTTGGGGTCATGGATAACTCAAATGATTCATCGTCATCCTTGAGTTTTGTATCATCTCATCTCTCACATGGTTCTAGTAATCACAACGTGTCTTCCTCTACCAGCAATGAGCATGGGgcaaatattgaaattttgactCTGAGTAAGCTCAGTGGAAGCCTTGAGAAGTTACTGATTGATGCTGAGTATGATTACAGTGATGCTGAGATTCTCGTTGAAGACATGTGTGTGGGTGTTCATCGCTGTGTATTGGCCTCGCGTAGTCCTTTTTTCCATGAGCTTTTTAAGAAAGGAACGGGTGGATCAGGGAAGGAAGGAAAACCAAGGTATCTCATGTCGGAATTGGTGCCTTATGGCACCGTTGGATATGAAGCTTTCCAAGTTTTCTTGTATTATTTGTACACTGGAAGGTTAAAAGCTTCACCAACAGAAGTAACAACATGTGTTGATGAAACATGTATCCATGATGCATGTCGCCCTGCTATCAATTATGCCTTGGAGCTCATGTATGCTTCTGCAACTTTTCAGATGAAGGAGCTGGTTTTACTTTTTCAG CGGCATCTCCTAAACTTTGTTGAGAAGGCTCTTGTGGAGGATGTGATTCCAATTCTTCTGGCTGCTTTCAACTGCCAAATAGACCAGCTTCTCTCTCGGTGCATTCACAGAGTTGCAAGGTCTGATTTTGACATCATATGTTTGGAAAAAGAGCTCCCTCATGAAGTTGTGACTGAAATCAAATCGTGCCGTCTCTCATCTCAGCCAGAATCCGCAGCTGATGCAATGGAAGTGGAGCCTGTGAGTGAGAAGAGTATAAGGAGAATCCATAAAGCATTGGACTCTGATGATGTTGAGCTACTGAAGCTTCTTCTGAATGAGTCTAGGGTCACCCTAGATGATGCATATGCCCTGCACTATGCCTGTGCCTACAGTGATTCCAAGGTTATTCAAGAAGTTCTTGGTCTAGGTATGGCTGATATTCTTCGGAGAAATTCCCGAGGATACACGGTTCTTCATGTGGCTGCAAGGCGAAAGGATCCATCCATTTTGGTGGCACTGCTGAATAAAGGGGCATGTGCAACTGATACCACTCCAGATGGTCAAACTGCTCTTTCGATTTGTCAGAGGTTGACAAGACGCAAGGATTATCATGAGAAGACAGTGCAGTGTAAGGAATCTAACAAGGACAGGCTCTGTGTTGATGTCTTGGAGAGGGAGATGAGAAGAAGTTCTATGACTGTGACTATGTCTGTATCATCACAGTTAACAGCTGATGATTTGCACATGAGACTGGATTACCTTGAAGATAGAG TTACATTTGCTCGGTTGTTGTTTCCTGCTGAGGCTAGGGTAGCCATTGAGAATGCTGAGGCAGATTCATCATCACTGTACGCAAACGAATCAGCTTTGAAAGGCACAAATGGAAATCTAAAAGAAGTTGATCTAAATGAATCTCCCTCTGCTCGAACCAGAAAACTTCAGTTAAGACTGCATGCCCTTATGAAAACAG TTGAGAATGGTAGGCGATTCTTTCCCCATTGTTCAGACGTGCTTGATAAGTTTCTGGAAGATGATATGCCAGATGTGTTCTTCCTAGAGAAGGGTAGTGAAGAAGAACAGAGAATGAAGAAAGCACGGTTCATGGAACTTAAAGATGATGTGCAGAAAGCATTTCACAAAGACATGGCTGAAAATAACCACACAGCTTTTTCATCTTCAGTgtcttcttcatcatcttcaactcGGAGGGAAGGTCTTAACCACAGAGTGAGGAAAAAATGA
- the LOC114193518 gene encoding phytoene synthase 2, chloroplastic-like: protein MSGVLVWVSCGPKENINSLVGFAGRSSSGERNQRRFSGLSFASGVSAFSTAVAGDPSRSSEERVYDVVLKQAALVKENKRGSNIGVDFEKEVGADFTNGDLLNVAYDRCGEVCSEYAKTFYLGTQLMTSERRKAIWAIYVWCRRTDELVDGPNSSHITPGALDRWEQRLTDVFEGRPYDMYDAALSHTVSKYPVDIQPFKDMVEGMRMDLRKSRYENFDELYLYCYYVAGTVGLMSVPVMGIAPDSKASTECIYNAALALGIANQLTNILRDVGEDARRGRVYLPQDELAKAGLSDDDIFRGKVTEKWRKFMKGQIKRARMFFDEAEKGVAELNSASRWPVWASLLLYRQILDSIEANDYNNFTKRAYVGKAKKLLSLPLAYGLSFLGP, encoded by the exons ATGTCTGGTGTTCTTGTTTGGGTGAGTTGTGGACCCAAAGAGAACATCAACTCCTTGGTGGGCTTTGCAGGAAGGAGTAGCAGTGGTGAAAGAAACCAGAGAAGGTTTTCAGGACTGAGCTTTGCGAGTGGGGTTTCTGCTTTTTCCACTGCAGTGGCTGGTGACCCTTCAAGATCCTCAGAGGAGAGGGTCTATGATGTGGTGCTGAAGCAAGCAGCTCTAGTGAAAGAGAACAAAAGGGGTTCAAACATTGGTGTAGATTTTGAGAAAGAGGTTGGAGCTGATTTCACCAATGGGGATCTGTTGAATGTGGCTTATGATCGGTGTGGTGAAGTGTGTTCTGAGTATGCCAAGACATTTTACTTAG GCACACAGTTGATGACTTCAGAGCGACGAAAAGCCATTTGGGCAATTTATG TGTGGTGCAGAAGAACTGATGAACTTGTTGATGGACCAAACTCTTCACACATCACCCCTGGTGCCTTGGATAGATGGGAGCAACGATTAACCGATGTTTTTGAAGGTCGACCCTATGATATGTACGATGCTGCTCTCTCACATACTGTCTCAAAGTACCCAGTTGATATTCAG CCCTTTAAGGACATGGTAGAAGGAATGAGGATGGACCTTAGGAAATCAAGATACGAAAACTTTGATGAACTGTACCTTTACTGCTACTATGTTGCTGGAACAGTAGGCCTTATGAGTGTGCCAGTAATGGGGATAGCACCAGACTCAAAGGCTTCAACAGAGTGCATTTATAATGCTGCATTGGCTCTAGGCATTGCAAATCAACTTACCAACATACTCAGAGATGTGGGAGAAGA TGCGAGAAGAGGGAGAGTGTATCTGCCACAAGATGAATTGGCAAAAGCTGGACTTTCAGATGATGACATTTTCCGAGGTAAAGTTACAGAGAAATGGAGGAAATTCATGAAGGGACAGATAAAGAGGGCAAGGATGTTTTTTGATGAGGCTGAGAAAGGAGTTGCAGAACTAAACTCTGCTAGCAGGTGGCCAGTGTGGGCATCACTGTTGTTGTATAGGCAAATATTAGATTCTATTGAAGCCAATGACTATAATAACTTCACAAAAAGGGCTTATGTAGGAAAAGCCAAGAAGCTCTTGTCACTTCCTCTTGCCTATGGTCTTTCATTTCTAGGCCCTTAG
- the LOC114193913 gene encoding protein JASON-like, with product MLRSVFWFMIRFFFRSFTKVMGCFFACFRIRDTPRTHTPQLISTTNRSNGVVISRNNSTSLLTEEERDDSVRIDGVGFQGELQGLKDEAKFLKACGTIAGTPIEIRKASEKLKTSPSPDQDSDPSRFRSWLPNTSLEKLKPDVQPFDPPTPIKLCREWGNSMDSSEHTSNSCISKAQDTQNDSVDYIEKSCAGNPHREDSSERNAALVSPLLPSNTQRKNKSVRFERETDLASYGSSSNDWHMKENKSPNNRSANKQSPYPTPLKLFDEMQTPGTVYPTSLEELRTGKARVRSQFVYPTNNSGDNVFRCNILEAGDFSPKEDSSDLSNLVDQSQNGTPTPEQGLKKISNGYDNEEKSILSSVNHWYGNGIPNSTTKYKEDQKVKWHATPFEERLDKALSENFISKRKLVRGKPVEFDDIEENDSASSQQL from the exons ATGCTGAGGAGCGTATTCTGGTTCATGATCCGTTTCTTCTTCCGATCCTTCACCAAAGTAATGGGTTGCTTCTTCGCCTGCTTCCGGATCAGAGACACTCCCCGTACGCACACACCACAATTGATTTCAACCACCAATCGTTCCAAC GGTGTTGTGATATCTCGGAATAACTCGACTTCTTTATTAACTGAAG AAGAGAGAGATGATTCTGTTCGGATCGATGGGGTGGGGTTTCAGGGAGAATTGCAGGGGCTTAAGGACGAG GCTAAGTTTCTTAAAGCTTGTGGAACCATAGCAGGAACACCTATTGAAATTCGTAAAGCATCTGAGAAATTGAAAACATCACCATCTCCTGATCAAGATTCTGACCCCTCAAGATTTCGTTCTTGGCTTCCCAACACGTCTTTGGAGAAACTGAAGCCAGATGTCCAACCATTTGATCCACCAACTCCCATAAAACTTTGCCGTGAGTGGGGAAATAGCATGGATTCATCTGAGCACACATCAAACAG TTGCATCTCCAAAGCACAAGATACTCAAAATGACTCTGTTGACTATATAGAAAAAAGTTGTGCAGGGAACCCTCATAGGGAAGATAGTTCTGAAAGGAATGCAGCTTTAGTTTCACCTCTGCTACCCTCAAATACTCAGAGAAAGAACAAGTCTGTTCGTTTTGAAAGAGAAACTGACTTGGCATCCTATGGAAGCTCATCAAACGATTGGcatatgaaagaaaacaaatcacCGAACAATCGAAGTGCAAATAAACAATCTCCTTATCCTACCCCGTTGAAGTTATTCGATGAGATGCAAACACCAGGAACTGTGTATCCTACATCATTAGAAGAGTTACGTACTGGTAAGGCTCGGGTTCGGTCCCAGTTTGTCTATCCAACTAACAATTCAGGTGATAATGTCTTCCGATGCAACATACTAGAGGCTGGGGATTTTAGTCCCAAAGAAGATTCAAGTGATCTGAGTAATTTGGTTGACCAATCTCAAAATGGAACTCCTACCCCAGAACAAGGGTTGAAGAAAATTTCAAATGGATATGACAATGAGgagaaatcaattttgtcctctgTCAATCATTGGTATGGCAATGGCATCCCGAATTCAACAACTAAGTACAAGGAG GACCAGAAAGTAAAATGGCACGCAACCCCGTTTGAAGAGAGGCTGGATAAGGCACTGTCTGAGAATTTTATATCTAAAAG GAAGCTTGTACGTGGGAAACCGGTGGAATTTGATGACattgaagaaaatgatagtGCATCGTCTCAGCAGCTATAG
- the LOC114193101 gene encoding glutathione S-transferase F9-like has product MVVKVYGPHCASTKRVLVCLIEKELEFEVIPVDLTKGEQKNPDFLKLQPFGVVPVIQDGDYTLYESRAIMRYYADKYRSQGVELLGRTAEERGVVEQWLEVEAHNFHPPAYDLCVHVLFGPLLGITPDPKVAEESEAKLVKVLDIYEQRLSQSKYLGGDFFSVADVSHLPFTDYIVNKMKKGYLIKERKHVSGWWDDISSRPSWKKVIELYQPPI; this is encoded by the exons ATGGTGGTGAAGGTGTACGGTCCCCACTGTGCTTCCACCAAACGGGTTCTGGTTTGTCTCATCGAGAAGGAACTCGAATTTGAGGTTATCCCTGTTGATCTCACCAAGGGGGAGCAAAAAAATCCCGACTTTCTGAAATTGCAG CCCTTTGGAGTTGTTCCTGTCATCCAAGATGGAGACTACACCTTATACG AATCGCGTGCTATAATGAGGTATTATGCAGACAAATACAGATCTCAAGGGGTTGAGTTGTTGGGGAGGACAGCAGAAGAGAGAGGTGTTGTGGAACAGTGGCTTGAAGTTGAAGCACATAACTTTCATCCACCAGCGTATGATTTGTGTGTGCATGTTCTGTTTGGTCCATTACTTGGCATCACTCCAGATCCAAAGGTGGCTGAAGAGAGTGAAGCAAAGCTGGTGAAGGTGTTGGATATTTATGAGCAGAGACTGTCACAGAGCAAGTATCTGGGTGGTGATTTCTTCAGTGTTGCTGATGTAAGTCACCTTCCATTCACAGATTATATTGTGAACAAGATGAAGAAAGGGTATTTGATCAAAGAGAGAAAGCATGTGAGTGGTTGGTGGGATGATATAAGTAGCAGACCATCGTGGAAGAAGGTTATCGAACTCTACCAACCTCCCATCTAG
- the LOC114193909 gene encoding TMV resistance protein N-like: MGKHCEEEECVGFSYDVFISFRREDTGNSFIGHLRKELGRKGINSFVDESDVSTGEGPSHALCEEAIEESRVFIVVFSENYASSTWCLDELVRIMERIDNMNTKQLFFPVFYHVNPSDIRHGKNSFREHMKTHEDKFGKESQRIKAWSSALSKAVNYSGKHITTTGYENKFIEKIVKKVRKSIAPKPLSTGENLVGLEPHIEEVMSLLDMKPKDKTVRMLGIYGFGGIGKTELAKALYDNIVQHFDAASFLGGVGEKSNTINGMEDLQKTLLSEMLEELETKLGSTEKGIYEIKRKLHQKKVLLVLDDVDDKEELEKLAGGCDWFGPGSRIIITTREKDVLIAHHVGNIYEMKELDEQHSLELFCWNAFGQGCPKPGFQDVSVRAVHYAKGLPLALKVIGSDLATLHEESLEAWEDALEEYENTPPKKDIQDVLKISYDRLDNDAKQVFLDIACFFKGERVEYVNKILDEFGSASKIKLLANKSLVAVDKGCLKMHDLIQEMGREIVRNEAPNNPGERSRVWDYEDVLEILNEDYGSDKIQGIVLDPPQEEKVNWSGTEFEKMKWLRILIVRNTSFSSELQHLPNHLRLLHWENYPSKSFPPKFHPKKIVVFNLPRSRLTFQEPFKKFPCLTNMDFSYNQRLIEIPDVSELENLRELRLDHCRNLIAVHESVGFLKRLAHLSVYACTELQNFVSKMFLPSLKVFDINLCESLGYFPEIMQEMTKPLKISMINTGIQVLPESIGKLIGLVSIDISNNRKLKYLPTSLFMLPNVDSFKIESCSKLGESFRSLVQHPSEANVRPKLRSLNFENGNLSDEDLLAILCYFPKLEELIVAENNFVFIPSCIKECGDLTSLDLHGCKKLKKIPELTGLRILDVHHCFYLEEISELPSTVQKVDARFCFKLTRETSDMLWCQVKKRAGGIEMVMPFITEIPEWFNFVGVERIPHFWVRGKFPNIVLAMIFHFENESDREKLVRHRLVDLRILINGRYAPGKGYRSYEIEAEHILICDLGVFLSEKEWLGLDVENEWNLVQVEYEASSSLMISGWGAFVYEEKEGSNMEDILFTCPNPMYSDKIAAATIPEKDPMEKYKKRIRELRLDQLFKKTLTEWQENRERGGDRSHDDCMRRALGQIKKISEDAEDALNSKGSALEDPNSYLRWLLDTSENDDGEPKEIIKGELALIVQKNSPTGKKKDNVGHASCSRHQCRMEEEEGYDPVVEAPSMPFYTRVMRKRRGNDSVEEDLPEDIVVELFLEGMRDGLVEAQNKFPCLDIAETSNAVMEKGCNVRWPPEVEAQMSVQSRIYTIGIYSGLSEAMQRFPDLDMWATINTVAKRKGMEGIFVSASQANLGFPHLDWSTVTFSPSQDPLMQTFMRMKQQSNFEAEVMSKLLWKLKEEHQALRNKLAELDDGNENGGGKIGYDEFVEKREDNLDGVAKYKEVSVVLRGRGEEIERLYEDGVEGLKRSEEFEDLMGAIYLNGLRAGLLEAHALLLNLLARHRN; encoded by the exons ATGGGAAAACACTGTGAGGAAGAAGAGTGTGTTGGTTTCAGCTACGATGTGTTCATCAGTTTTAGACGTGAAGATACTGGGAACAGTTTCATAGGGCATCTCCGAAAAGAGTTGGGTAGGAAGGGAATAAACAGTTTCGTTGATGAGAGCGATGTGAGTACAGGGGAAGGTCCTTCACATGCTCTGTGTGAGGAGGCCATCGAAGAATCTAGGGTTTTCATCGTTGTGTTTTCTGAGAACTATGCGTCTTCCACATGGTGTCTTGACGAACTTGTTAGAATCATGGAACGCATCGACAACATGAACACGAAGCAACTTTTTTTCCCAGTGTTCTACCATGTAAATCCCTCGGATATACGGCACGGCAAAAATAGCTTCCGAGAACACATGAAGACACATGAAGATAAGTTTGGAAAAGAGTCGCAGAGAATCAAGGCTTGGAGTTCTGCTTTGTCTAAAGCAGTTAACTATTCGGGGAAGCATATTACTACTACCGG GTAcgaaaacaaatttattgaaaaaattgtGAAGAAGGTTCGTAAAAGTATAGCTCCTAAACCTTTATCTACCGGTGAAAATCTTGTTGGACTTGAGCCCCACATAGAAGAGGTTATGTCACTTTTGGACATGAAGCCTAAGGATAAAACTGTAAGAATGTTGGGCATATATGGATTTGGTGGGATTGGAAAAACGGAACTTGCCAAAGCTTTGTATGACAACATTGTTCAACACTTTGATGCTGCAAGTTTTCTTGGCGGTGTCGGAGAAAAATCAAACACAATCAATGGCATGGAAGATCTACAGAAGACACTTTTATCTGAGATGTTAGAGGAGTTGGAAACTAAGTTGGGAAGCACCGAGAAAGGAATATACGAAATAAAACGAAAGCTTCACCAAAAGAAAGTTCTTTTAGTTCTTGACGACGTTGATGATAAAGAGGAGTTAGAAAAGCTGGCAGGAGGGTGTGATTGGTTTGGTCCTGGAAGTAGGATCATTATAACGACAAGGGAAAAAGATGTGCTAATTGCTCACCATGTTGgaaatatttatgaaatgaaAGAACTTGATGAACAACATTCTTTAGAGCTCTTTTGTTGGAATGCATTCGGACAAGGTTGTCCTAAACCAGGTTTTCAAGATGTGTCCGTGCGTGCTGTGCATTACGCCAAAGGTCTTCCACTGGCTTTAAAAGTGATAGGCTCTGACTTAGCTACTCTTCATGAAGAAAGTTTAGAAGCTTGGGAAGATGCATTGGAAGAATATGAGAACACTCCTCCAAAGAAAGATATTCAAGATGTGCTCAAAATAAGCTACGATAGATTGGATAATGATGCCAAACAAGTTTTCTTGGACATAGCTTGTTTCTTTAAAGGGGAGAGAGTAGAATACGTGAACAAGATACTTGACGAATTTGGTTCAGCATCCAAAATAAAACTACTTGCTAATAAATCTCTCGTAGCTGTCGATAAGGGTTGCCTGAAGATGCATGATCTAATACAGGAAATGGGTAGAGAGATTGTCAGGAATGAAGCACCAAATAATCCTGGTGAACGTAGCAGAGTATGGGATTATGAAGATGTTCTTGAAATACTAAACGAAGATTAT GGAAGTGACAAGATTCAAGGGATTGTGCTTGATCCCCCTCAGGAAGAAAAGGTAAATTGGAGTGGTACCGAGTTTGAGAAGATGAAATGGCTCAGAATTCTCATCGTTCGAAACACATCCTTTTCATCTGAACTTCAACATTTACCAAATCATCTAAGACTGCTTCACTGGGAGAACTATCCTTCAAAGTCTTTCCCACCAAAATTTCATCCAAAGAAAATCGTTGTCTTCAATTTGCCTAGAAGTCGTCTAACATTCCAAGAACCATTCAAG AAATTTCCGTGCTTGACTAATATGGACTTTTCATATAACCAACGTCTCATTGAAATACCTGATGTGTCCGAACTTGAGAATCTAAGAGAACTGAGACTTGATCATTGTAGAAACCTAATTGCGGTCCATGAATCTGTTGGATTTCTGAAAAGGCTTGCTCATTTAAGTGTTTATGCATGCACAGAACTTCAAAATTTCGTGTCTAAAATGTTTCTACcatctttaaaagtgtttgacATTAATTTATGTGAAAGCCTTGGTTACTTCCCAGAGATAATGCAAGAAATGACTAAGCCATTGAAGATTTCTATGATAAATACGGGCATTCAAGTGCTTCCAGAATCCATCGGTAAACTTATTGGGCTTGTTTCCATAGACATATCGAATAACAGGAAACTTAAATACCTACCAACCAGCTTATTCATGTTGCCAAATGTTGATTCCTTCAAAATCGAATCATGTTCCAAACTCGGAGAATCCTTCAGAAGTTTGGTGCAACACCCTTCAGAAGCCAATGTTCGTCCAAAATTACGATCACTGAATTTCGAAAATGGAAACTTGtctgatgaagatcttcttgcaATTCTTTGCTACTTTCCAAAATTAGAAGAATTGATTGTTGCAGAGAACAATTTTGTATTCATCCCTTCATGCATCAAGGAATGTGGTGACTTGACTAGTCTCGATTTGCATGGATGTAAAAAGCTTAAAAAAATTCCTGAACTCACCGGCTTGAGAATTCTTGATGTTCATCATTGTTTCTACCTTGAAGAAATTTCAGAGTTGCCGTCTACCGTTCAGAAAGTAGATGCAAGATTTTGTTTTAAGTTAACAAGAGAGACATCAGATATGCTATGGTGTCAG GTGAAGAAAAGGGCTGGTGGAATAGAAATGGTGATGCCATTTATAACTGAGATTCCAGAATGGTTTAACTTTGTTGGGGTCGAAAGGATTCCTCATTTCTGGGTTCGTGGCAAGTTTCCGAACATTGTTCTAGCCATGATCTTCCACTTCGAAAATGAGAGTGATAGGGAAAAGTTGGTTCGCCATCGCCTTGTTGATCTGCGTATACTAATCAACGGTCGATATGCTCCTGGGAAAGGGTACCGCAGCTATGAAATTGAAGCAGAACACATCTTAATCTGTGATCTAGGAGTTTTTCTGAGTGAGAAGGAGTGGTTAGGGCTTGATGTTGAGAATGAGTGGAATCTTGTGCAGGTTGAGTACGAAGCCAGTTCGTCCTTGATGATAAGTGGTTGGGGAGCGTTTGtgtatgaagaaaaagaaggaagcaACATGGAAGATATCCTCTTCACTTGTCCCAATCCCATGTATTCAGACAAGATAGCAGCGGCAACAATTCCTGAGAAAGATCCTATGGAGAAGTATAAAAAGAGGATACGAGAGCTACGTCTGGACCAGTTATTTAAGAAGACGTTGACGGAATGGCAGGAGAACAGAGAAAGAGGAGGGGACAGGAGCCATGATGATTGCATGCGTAGGGCATTGGGACAAATAAAGAAGATATCAGAGGATGCTGAGGATGCGTTGAATTCAAAAGGGTCAGCTTTAGAAGATCCAAACTCCTACCTTAGGTGGCTTCTAGATACGTCAGAAAATGATGATGGAGAGCCTAAGGAGATTATCAAAGGTGAATTGGCGTTGATAGTACAAAAGAATTCACCGACAGGGAAGAAGAAGGATAATGTAGGACATGCTTCTTGCTCAAGGCATCAGTGTAGAATGGAGGAGGAAGAAGGGTACGATCCTGTGGTGGAAGCCCCAAGTATGCCTTTTTATACTCGCGTAATGAGAAAACGAAGAGGAAATGATTCAGTAGAGGAAGATCTGCCGGAGGACATAGTGGTGGAATTATTCTTAGAAGGAATGAGGGATGGACTTGTTGAGGCACAGAATAAATTTCCATGTCTAGATATTGCTGAAACCAGTAACGCTGTGATGGAGAAGGGTTGTAATGTAAGATGGCCACCTGAAGTAGAAGCGCAAATGTCGGTTCAAAGTAGGATATACACCATTGGAATTTACTCTGGACTCTCAGAAGCAATGCAGAGGTTTCCTGATTTGGACATGTGGGCAACGATAAATACTGTGGCTAAAAGGAAAGGGATGGAAGGAATTTTTGTATCAGCCTCTCAAGCAAACCTAGGGTTTCCACATTTGGATTGGAGTACAGTGACATTTTCTCCTTCTCAGGACCCTCTGATGCAAACATTCATGAGGATGAAGCAACAAAGTAATTTTGAAGCCGAGGTGATGAGTAAACTCTTGTGGAAGTTGAAGGAGGAACACCAAGCTCTGCGCAACAAACTTGCAGAACTTGATGATGGAAATGAAAATGGTGGTGGGAAAATTGGATATGATGAGTTTGTTGAGAAGAGAGAAGACAACCTTGATGGTGTGGCAAAGTATAAGGAGGTTAGTGTTGTTTTGAGAGGAAGAGGTGAAGAAATAGAGAGGTTGTACGAAGATGGTGTTGAAGGGTTGAAGAGATCAGAGGAGTTTGAAGATTTGATGGGTGCAATATACTTGAATGGACTGAGGGCAGGACTTCTAGAAGCACATGCTCTGTTACTTAATCTACTTGCTAGACACAGAAACTGA